One window of Lagenorhynchus albirostris chromosome 16, mLagAlb1.1, whole genome shotgun sequence genomic DNA carries:
- the CHRM3 gene encoding muscarinic acetylcholine receptor M3, giving the protein MTLHNNNTTSPLFPNISSSWIHGPSDAGLPPGTVTHFGSYNISRAAGNSSFPNGTTSDPLGGHTIWQVVFIAFLTGVLALVTIIGNILVIVAFKVNKQLKTVNNYFLLSLACADLIIGVISMNLFTTYIIMNRWALGNLACDLWLSIDYVASNASVMNLLVISFDRYFSITRPLTYRAKRTTKRAGVMIGLAWVISFILWAPAILFWQYFVGKRTVPPGECFIQFLSEPTITFGTAIAAFYMPVTIMTILYWRIYKETEKRTKELAGLQASGTEAEAENFVHPTGSSRSCSSYELQQQSMKRSARRKYGRCHFWFTTKSWKPSAEQIDQDHSSSDSWNNNDAAASLENSASSDEEDMGSETRAIYSIVLKLPGHSTILSSTKLPSSDNLQVPEEELGAVDLETKASKLQAQKSMDDGGSFQKSFSKLPIQLESAVDTAKASDVNSSVGKTTATLPLSFKEATLAKRFALKTRSQITKRKRMSLIKEKKAAQTLSAILLAFIITWTPYNIMVLVNTFCNSCIPKTYWNLGYWLCYINSTVNPVCYALCNKTFRTTFKMLLLCQCDKRKRRKQQYQQRQSVIFHKRAPEQAL; this is encoded by the coding sequence ATGACCTTGCACAATAACAATACAACCTCACCTTTGTTTCcgaacatcagctcttcctggatTCACGGCCCTTCCGACGCAGGGCTGCCCCCAGGAACGGTTACTCATTTTGGCAGCTACAACATTTCTCGGGCAGCTGGGAATTCCTCCTTTCCAAATGGCACCACCAGTGACCCTCTGGGAGGTCATACCATCTGGCAGGTGGTCTTCATTGCATTCTTAACGGGCGTCCTGGCCTTGGTGACCATCATCGGCAACATCCTGGTGATAGTGGCATTCAAGGTCAACAAGCAACTGAAGACCGTCAACAACTACTTCCTCTTAAGTCTGGCCTGTGCCGACCTGATTATTGGGGTCATTTCAATGAATCTGTTTACTACCTACATCATCATGAACCGATGGGCTTTAGGGAACTTGGCCTGTGACCTCTGGCTTTCCATTGACTACGTGGCTAGCAATGCCTCCGTCATGAATCTTCTGGTCATTAGCTTTGACAGGTACTTTTCCATCACGAGGCCGCTCACGTACCGAGCCAAACGAACAACAAAGCGAGCTGGTGTGATGATAGGTCTGGCTTGGGTCATCTCCTTCATCCTTTGGGCTCCTGCCATCTTGTTCTGGCAATACTTTGTTGGGAAGAGAACTGTGCCTCCAGGGGAGTGCTTCATCCAGTTCCTCAGTGAGCCCACCATCACCTTCGGCACGGCCATCGCTGCCTTTTATATGCCTGTCACCATCATGACTATTTTATACTGGAGGATctataaggaaactgaaaaacGTACCAAAGAGCTTGCTGGGCTGCAGGCCTCTgggacagaggcagaggcagagaactTTGTCCATCCCACAGGTAGTTCTCGAAGCTGCAGCAGCTATGAGCTTCAACAGCAAAGCATGAAACGCTCAGCTAGGAGGAAGTACGGACGCTGCCACTTCTGGTTCACAACGAAGAGCTGGAAGCCCAGTGCCGAGCAGATTGACCAAGACCACAGCAGCAGCGACAGCTGGAATAACAACGACGCTGCTGCCTCCCTGGAAAATTCCGCTTCCTCCGACGAGGAGGACATGGGCTCGGAGACAAGAGCCATCTACTCCATCGTGCTCAAGCTTCCGGGTCACAGCACCATCCTCAGCTCCACCAAGTTACCCTCGTCAGACAACCTGCAGGTGCCGGAGGAGGAGCTGGGGGCAGTGGACTTAGAGACGAAAGCCAGCAAACTCCAGGCCCAAAAGAGCATGGACGACGGAGGCAGTTTTCAGAAAAGCTTCTCCAAGCTTCCCATCCAGTTGGAGTCAGCCGTGGACACGGCCAAGGCCTCTGATGTCAACTCCTCGGTGGGCAAGACCACGGCCACTCTGCCTCTGTCCTTTAAGGAAGCTACTCTGGCCAAGAGGTTTGCTCTGAAGACCAGAAGCCAGATCACCAAGCGGAAACGGATGTCCCTCATCAAGGAGAAGAAGGCGGCCCAGACCCTCAGCGCCATCTTGCTTGCCTTCATTATCACCTGGACCCCCTACAACATTATGGTTCTGGTGAACACCTTTTGTAACAGCTGCATCCCCAAAACCTATTGGAATCTGGGCTATTGGCTGTGCTACATCAACAGCACCGTGAACCCCGTGTGCTATGCCCTGTGCAACAAAACATTCAGAACCACTTTCAAGATGCTGCTGTTGTGCCAATGTGACAAAAGGAAGAGGCGCAAGCAGCAGTACCAGCAAAGACAGTCAGTCATTTTCCACAAACGGGCGCCCGAGCAGGCCTTGTAG